Proteins encoded within one genomic window of Halomonas sp. YLGW01:
- a CDS encoding O-succinylhomoserine sulfhydrylase — protein MNEEHGLEPWHDWAMDTQAIRAGHARTAEQEHGEPIFPTSSFVYESAAEAARKFGGEEPGNIYSRFTNPTVRTFEKRLAAMEGGERCVATSSGMGAIMTTALGLLEAGDEIVASRSLFGSTVSLFDKYLAKFGIVTHYVELSNLEAWEAAITSRTKLLFAETPSNPLSEVVDIAALAEIAHRHDALLAIDNCFLTPALQRPLALGADLVIHSATKYLDGQGRALGGAVVGRDEELEALFGVVRTCGPCMSPFNAWVFLKGLETLSLRMRAHCENALALARFLEAHPAVTRVHYSGLETHPQHELASQQQRGFGGVLGFEVAGGREAAWSVIDATRILSITGNLGDVKSTIGHPATTTHGRLSPEQKDAAGIGEGLVRVSVGLEDIEDIKGDLARGLDALVR, from the coding sequence ATGAACGAAGAACACGGCCTTGAGCCCTGGCACGACTGGGCGATGGACACCCAGGCCATCCGCGCCGGCCATGCGCGTACCGCGGAACAGGAGCACGGCGAGCCGATCTTCCCGACCTCGAGCTTCGTCTACGAAAGCGCCGCCGAGGCGGCGCGCAAGTTTGGCGGTGAGGAGCCGGGCAATATCTATTCCCGCTTCACCAACCCCACGGTACGCACCTTCGAGAAGCGCCTGGCGGCCATGGAGGGTGGCGAGCGCTGCGTGGCCACCAGCTCCGGCATGGGTGCGATCATGACCACGGCGCTGGGCCTCCTGGAGGCCGGCGACGAGATCGTCGCGTCGCGCTCGCTGTTCGGCTCCACGGTCAGCCTGTTCGACAAGTATCTCGCCAAGTTCGGCATCGTCACCCACTACGTGGAGCTGTCGAACCTCGAGGCGTGGGAAGCCGCGATCACGTCGCGTACCAAGCTGTTGTTCGCCGAAACGCCGTCGAACCCGCTGTCCGAGGTGGTGGATATCGCGGCCCTCGCCGAGATCGCCCATCGCCATGACGCCTTGCTTGCCATCGACAACTGCTTCCTGACGCCGGCTCTGCAGCGCCCGCTCGCGCTGGGCGCCGATCTGGTGATCCATTCGGCCACCAAGTACCTCGACGGTCAGGGGCGTGCACTGGGCGGCGCGGTGGTCGGCCGGGACGAGGAACTCGAGGCTCTCTTCGGGGTGGTGCGGACCTGCGGCCCCTGCATGAGCCCCTTCAATGCCTGGGTGTTCCTCAAGGGGTTGGAGACGCTGAGCCTGCGCATGCGCGCCCACTGCGAGAATGCGTTGGCGCTGGCGCGCTTCCTGGAGGCACACCCGGCGGTTACCCGCGTGCATTACAGCGGGCTCGAGACGCATCCCCAGCATGAGCTGGCGTCCCAGCAGCAGCGCGGCTTCGGCGGCGTGCTGGGCTTCGAGGTGGCGGGCGGTCGCGAGGCGGCCTGGTCGGTCATCGATGCCACCCGCATCCTGTCGATCACCGGCAACCTGGGCGACGTCAAGTCGACCATCGGTCATCCGGCCACCACCACCCATGGTCGTCTCTCGCCGGAGCAGAAGGACGCCGCAGGCATCGGCGAAGGGCTGGTGCGCGTCTCGGTGGGTCTCGAGGATATCGAGGACATCAAGGGCGATCTGGCGCGAGGACTCGATGCCTTGGTGCGCTGA
- a CDS encoding cytochrome b, protein MWRNTRKGWGIVSIVFHWTSAVAIIGLFVLGWWMTGLGYYDSWYNLAPWWHRSVGILLFAATLLRLVWRVLGATPALPGQRLERLAAELGHLGLYVLLVVVLVSGYLISTADGRGISVFDWFEVPALISDLPNQATLAGTVHWYAALGLIGLAAVHMLAALKHHFIDRQDTLTRMMTPRLLRKP, encoded by the coding sequence ATGTGGCGTAATACTCGAAAGGGCTGGGGCATCGTCAGTATCGTATTTCATTGGACGAGCGCGGTGGCGATCATCGGGCTCTTCGTCCTGGGCTGGTGGATGACCGGTCTTGGCTACTACGACAGCTGGTACAACCTGGCCCCCTGGTGGCATCGTTCGGTCGGCATCCTGTTGTTTGCCGCCACCCTGTTGCGACTGGTCTGGCGCGTCCTGGGAGCGACGCCGGCCTTGCCCGGTCAGCGCCTGGAACGGCTTGCCGCCGAGCTCGGCCACCTGGGGCTCTACGTCCTGCTGGTGGTGGTGCTGGTCAGCGGCTATCTGATCTCCACCGCCGACGGGCGCGGCATCAGCGTCTTCGATTGGTTCGAGGTGCCGGCACTGATCAGTGACCTGCCCAACCAGGCGACCTTGGCCGGCACCGTGCATTGGTATGCCGCCCTCGGGTTGATCGGGCTCGCCGCGGTTCACATGCTGGCGGCCCTCAAGCATCACTTCATCGACCGTCAGGATACCCTGACGCGCATGATGACTCCCCGTCTCTTGCGAAAGCCCTAA
- a CDS encoding YceI family protein — MLKKTALAALTAAALVPMSQAQAADYLIDTEGQHAFVQFKISHLGFSYILGSFEEFSGEFSYDSENLAAASVSMEVEIDSLNTNHAERDKHILSEDFLDAGEYPMASFTSTGFESTGEGEGVLTGDLTLHGQTQQIEMAVEHVGGGEDPWGNYRQGFEGTTSLTLADFDIDMSGMPEPMQSLELYVTFEGIRQ, encoded by the coding sequence ATGTTGAAGAAGACCGCATTGGCCGCCCTGACCGCGGCCGCCCTGGTGCCCATGAGTCAGGCGCAGGCTGCCGACTACCTGATCGATACCGAGGGGCAGCACGCCTTCGTGCAGTTCAAGATCAGTCACCTGGGCTTTTCCTACATTCTCGGCTCCTTCGAGGAGTTCAGCGGCGAGTTCAGCTACGACTCGGAGAACCTGGCGGCGGCGTCCGTCTCCATGGAGGTGGAGATCGATAGCCTGAACACCAATCATGCCGAGCGTGATAAGCATATTCTCAGCGAAGACTTCCTCGACGCCGGCGAATATCCGATGGCCAGTTTCACCTCTACCGGCTTCGAGTCCACCGGCGAAGGCGAGGGCGTGCTGACCGGCGACCTGACCCTGCACGGCCAGACGCAGCAAATCGAGATGGCCGTCGAGCACGTCGGCGGCGGTGAGGATCCCTGGGGCAACTACCGCCAGGGCTTCGAGGGCACCACGAGCCTGACTCTCGCCGACTTCGATATCGACATGAGCGGTATGCCGGAGCCCATGCAATCGCTCGAGCTCTATGTCACCTTCGAGGGCATTCGTCAGTAA
- a CDS encoding 2OG-Fe dioxygenase family protein translates to MKNESLKHGYDLSTIAQPTTPTYWEPRVPRELSRQGWSLADISSRIDLGAWAGFLPTLARDPYVNRRWKRMSWLNVTDQGDVAVMGQCPMAQGGAFNDAESMADKLRYYPDLEEGFMARPDVQAFVRAWAELWGIEPREPILMQITGSRGKGMIDPLQGQGIHADGCKCLSILVINRDNVEGATNHLYADKTGQRPLLAHVTAPGEVLHLHDDRLFHSVDAMTQHDSSRSFERFIIIINSRFVDGFQNRMLRRHFPDAVLNEVF, encoded by the coding sequence ATGAAAAACGAAAGCCTGAAGCACGGTTACGACCTGTCGACCATCGCCCAGCCCACCACCCCGACCTACTGGGAGCCCCGCGTTCCTCGGGAGCTGTCTCGCCAGGGCTGGAGCCTGGCCGATATCTCGTCGCGCATCGATCTCGGGGCCTGGGCCGGCTTCCTGCCGACGCTCGCTCGTGACCCCTACGTGAACCGCCGCTGGAAGCGCATGTCGTGGCTGAATGTCACCGACCAGGGAGACGTGGCGGTGATGGGCCAATGCCCCATGGCCCAGGGCGGCGCCTTCAACGACGCCGAAAGCATGGCCGACAAGCTGCGTTACTATCCCGACCTGGAAGAAGGCTTCATGGCGCGCCCGGACGTACAGGCCTTCGTCAGGGCCTGGGCCGAGCTGTGGGGGATCGAGCCGCGGGAGCCGATACTCATGCAGATCACCGGCAGTCGCGGCAAGGGCATGATCGACCCCCTGCAGGGACAGGGCATCCATGCCGACGGCTGCAAGTGCCTAAGCATCCTGGTCATCAACCGCGACAACGTCGAGGGTGCCACCAACCACCTCTATGCGGACAAGACCGGCCAGCGGCCGTTGCTCGCGCATGTCACCGCACCGGGGGAGGTGCTGCATCTGCACGACGACCGTCTCTTCCACAGCGTCGATGCCATGACTCAGCACGACTCGTCCCGCTCCTTCGAACGCTTCATCATCATCATCAACAGCCGTTTCGTGGACGGCTTCCAGAACCGAATGCTGCGTCGCCACTTCCCCGATGCGGTGCTCAACGAGGTCTTCTGA